Sequence from the Acidobacteriota bacterium genome:
GGTCGGCGGCGTCGCCGTGATCAAGGTCGGTGCTGCCACCGAGACCGAGATGAAGGAGAAGAAGGCGCGCGTCGAAGACGCCATGCACGCCACCAAGGCGGCCGTCGAAGAGGGCATCGTGCCCGGCGGCGGCGTCACCCTGGTGCGTTCCCTGGCGGCCCTCGACGGGGTCGACGGCGACAGCCACGACTTCGGCGTCGGCGTCGGCATCGTGCGCCGTGCGCTCGAAGAGCCGTCCCGGCAGATCGCCAACAACGCTGGCGAAGAGGGTTCCGTGGTGGTCAAGGAGCTGCACGGCACGGAAGGCAATGTCGGCTTCAACGCCGCCACCGGCGAGTTCGAGGACCTGGTCTCGGCCGGCGTCATCGACCCGGCGAAGGTGACCAAGAACGCCCTCATCAACGCGGCGTCCATCGCCGGCCTGATGCTCACCACCGAGGCCCTCGTCTCCGAGATTCCGGAGAAGGAAGAGCCGGCTCCGGCCGGTGGCGCCCCGGGCATGGGCGGCATGGGAGGCATGGGCGGCATGATGTAGGACCGGTCCTGCCGACCGAAACGAAAAGCCGGCTCCCTCGGGAGCCGGCTTTTTTTGTGCCCTGCCGAAACTCCTGACATCCTGTCGTCAGTGCGTTTGAGAGAATAAGACAGTTCTTCCAATTCGCGGAGAGCCAACGCATCGTCGACTGGGGGGTTGCGGGTGCCCAAATCGCGTTTCGCTTGCCCTTGCTGCGGCTTTCTGACCCTCGTCGAGGAGCCGCCCGGTACTTATGCGCTCTGTCCCGTCTGTTTCTGGGAAGATGACGCAGTCCAGTTCCGGAATCCCGAATACGAGGGAGGTGCGAACAAGGTAAGCCTGGCTCAAGCTCGGCGTAACTATGCGCGCTTCGGTGCCAGCGAGCCCCAGTTCCTGATCCATGTGAGGCCACCGCTTCCCGAGGAGGCGAGCTCGAGCTCCCGCGGGGCCAAGCCAAAGGATCACCCTCGAAGGTGCTAGCCGTTTGATCGCTGGGGACAGTTTCTCGCTTGCACCTCGCCTGTTTTCCTCTACACTGAAGTGGTATGACAAGCGCAAACGTCAAAGACCAGGCATTGCAGCTCTCGGTCGAAGAGCGTCTCGAGCTCGCGTCCACGCTTTGGGACAGCGTTGAGGCCGAAGCCGAGAACCTCCCGGTTCACGACTGGCAGAAGCGGATACTCGACAAACGCCTAGCGGCTGCTGAGCAGTCTCCAGATGGTTGGCTCACCTGGGACGAGGTGAAAGAGCGTGTGGCCGCGTTGCGTGGAAAACGCCCTCGTGCATGAAGCGACTCCTTCGCGACGAGATTCTCGCGGACCTTGCTGAGGCAGCAGACTGGTACGACGACGAACGTCCTGGCCTCGGCTCTCGATTTCTCGACGCAGTTGAAGCAACGCTGATCCGGATCGAGGAGCAGCCACGGAGCTTTCCGCTGGCCTATCGAGATCTCCGGCGTGCTCTCCTGCCCCGACCCTTTCCGTACCAGATCTACTACCGGCTCCGCGATGACCTCGTGGAGGTTTTCGCTGTGTTCCATGGAGCTCGCGATCCTCGCGAGTGGCAGCGACGACGCTAGCCCGGACTTCTCACTAGCATTCGGCTGCGCAGTCGAGAAGCGCAGCGTCTCCTGCGTCCGAGTCCGGTCTCAGGTCAGTGCTAAGCAGGTGCCTCCCACCTGCCAAGAAGACTCGCAACAGCCGCACTGGAAGAGGTGTCACTCGCCTGCCAAAACGCTTGATTTCAGAGGTTTAGGTGGCTGGAAGACTGACCGGCTCGGCGACCCGTCATGCCAGTTCAAATAAGACGCCCGATTCAGGACGCGACGCGGTCGCTGTGATCGCCGGTGAGGCGAATTCGAGCTTCCGGCAGGAGGTCCCGCAGGTGGCGGCGGATGGCGGCGCCGTCGCCGCGGCCGGCGAGGCGGCCGAGCTCCTGGAGGGCGGTCGCGATCTGCTCCCGCGGGTAGGGCTTGAGCTGGCCGATGAAGATCTTCGGATGGCGGGTCTTGGCGATGCCTTCGCCATCGAGCTCGAGCTCTTCGTAGAGCTTCTCGCCGGGCCGCAGGCCGGAGAACACCACCTCGATATCCCGGCCGGGCTCGAAGCCGGAGAGCCGAATCATCTTCTCCGCCAGATCGACGATCTTGATCGGCTCCCCCATGTCGAGGATGAAGATCTCGCCGCCGCGCCCCATGGCCGCCGCCTGCAGCACCAGCTGGGAGGCCTCCGGAATGGTCATGAAGAAGCGTTCCATCTGAGGGTCGGTGACGGTCAGCGGACCGCCAGCGGCGATCTGGCGCTTGAAGATCTCGATCACCGAGCCGGCCGAGCCGAGGACGTTTCCGAAGCGCACCGCCAGGAAGCGGGTGTCCGGGTAGCGGGCGTCGTGGTCCTGAACCACCAACTCGGCGGCGCGCTTGGTGGCGCCCATGATCGAGCTCGGTCTCACCGCCTTGTCGGAAGAGATCAGCACCATCGCCTCGACGCCGTGCTTGCCGCACTCCTGAGCCAGCCGATGGGTGGCGAGAACATTGTTCTTCACCGCTTCGCCTTCGTTGCTCTCCATCATCGGAACGTGCTTGTGGGCGGCGGCGTGGAAGACCACCCGCGGCGCCAACTGGTCGAGCACCTGAGCGATGCGCTCGGCGTCGCCGACGTCGGCCACCAGCGGGACCACTTCGAGCTGCGGCCAGAGGGCGAGGAGCTCCTGCTCGATGTGGAACAGCGCCGGCTCGGCGCGCTCGACGAGCAGGAGGCGGCGGGGCCGGAAACGCGCGATCTGGCGCGCCAGCTCACTGCCGATCGAGCCGCCGGCGCCGGTGACCATCACCGTCGCGTCGCTCAGGAAGCGACCCAGCTGCTCCTCGTCGAGGCGCACCGGGTCGCGGCCGAGGAGATCTTCGAGCTCGACGTCCCGAAAGCGGCTGATCGACACCTTGCCCTGCAGCACCTCATAGAGGCCCGGGATGGTGCGCACCTTGATGCCCTCCCGGCGGCAGCTCTCGACGATCCTTTGCAAGCGCTGCGGATCGGCCTCGGCGATGGTCAGAATGACGTGATCGATGCTGTTTTCGCGCACCAGGCGGGAGAGCTCGCGGGTGGTGCCGAGGACCTTGGCTCCCTGAATCACCATGCCCTGCTTCAAGGGATCGTCGTCGACGAATCCGACCGCCTCGATGTCCATGTCGCCGCGGTTCTGGATCTCGCGCATGGCCAGCACGCCGGCCTTGCCGGCGCCGATCAGGAGCACCGCCTTGCGCTGGCTGGAGGACGCCTGACCGCGCTCGAAGCGCTCGTACACCAGGCGTCGCAGCACGCGCAGCGTGAGCAGACCGCCAAAGGCGAAAATGGTGTCCATCACGATGATCGAGAGAGGAATCTTCCAAACCTCGAGGGCGTCCGGCAGGCCGTAGCGCAGCGCCACCATCGGGACCGCGGAGAACACCGCGGCGCGGGCGAAGGCTTCGACCTCGCGCAGGCCGACATAGCGCCAGACGAAGGTGTGGATGCCGGCGAGCAGGCAGGCCGTGAGCTGGAGGAGGACGGCGAGGGGAAGCTGGCTGAGGGCGCGACTTTCCTGGCCCGCGAGGCGGAACTCGAAGCGCAGCAGGTAAGCCAGCGCGAAGGCCAGCACCAGGGCGGCCAAGTCGAGAACGAACTGGGTGCGACGCTTCAGAAAGAACGAGGCGAGAGTCCGGCGGCTGTTCTCGGTTGCCGGCTGGGACTCCTCAGATCCCTGCATCACCTTGTCACCTCCAAACCTACAGAAGACTCCCTCGACCTCATTGTACAGAAGAATCGTCTCTTTAGAGAGAAGTGCAAAGATCTCTCTCGCGCCGCGAAGCGGCGGTCTCGAAGGCGGTGGAAGGTGGCGTCAGCCGGCGGCGGTGAGGGCGGCGTAGTGCTCGCGGCTGCGTTCGAGGCCTTGCTCGAGGTCGAGGCCGGCCCGGTAGCCGAGAACCTCCCCGGCGGCCTCGAGGCTGGCCAGGGAGTGGGCGACGTCCCCCGGTCGAGGCGGCTCGTGCTGCGCCTCGAGGCCGCGTCCGGCGGCGGAGCGCACCCTCTGGGCGAGCTCGTTGACGGTGGTGCGGCGGCCGGCGGCGACGTTGAAGGCGCGTCCCCCGGCGGCCTTCGGAGCACCGGCGGCGAGCAGGTTGGCGCGCACCGCATCGGCGACGAAGGTGAAGTCGCGGCTCTGTTCGCCATCGCCGTAGATCACCGGCGCTTCGCCCGCCAGACAGGCGCTGAAAAAGCGCGGAATGACCGCCGCATAGGCTCCCTTCGGGTCCTGCCGAGGTCCGTAGACGTTGAAGTAGCGCAGGCCGACGATGGTGAGGTCGAAGCAGCGGCCGAAGACCAGGGCCAGATCCTCGTTCATCTTCTTCGAGGCGGCGTAGGGGCTGAGCGGGGCGCCCTCCTCGCCTTCGCGCTTCGGCAGTGCGGCGCTGTCCCCGTAGACGCTCGACGACGAGGCGTAGACGATGCGCTCGACGCCTTCGTCGCGCGCCGCGGTGAACACCGTGGCGGTACCGCCGACGTTGATGTCGAGGGTGAGATTGGGCTCCGCCAGGGAGCGTGGCACCGAGCCGCGGGCAGCCTGGTGAAAGACATAGCGGGCCCCCCGGAGCGCCCGGCGGCAGGTGTCGAGGTCGCGAATATCGCCGGTGATCAGCTCGACGCCGGCGCCGTGATGCTCGAGGTTGGCGCGCTTGCCGCTCGACAGATCGTCGAGCACCCGTACCTGGGCGCCGCCATCGACCAGGGCGTCGACCAGGTGAGAGCCGATGAAGCCGGCGCCGCCGGTGACCACCACCGGGTGGGACGAGAAATCGGGAATGGCCATGGGGGTCTTCCTTGCCGCGACCGGGGCGGCGGTTGCAGCCGAGGCCGACGGTGGGTCGGCCGCCGGGCTCTGCGAGTTGTCGACTACGGACGGTCGGCGCCAGGCCGAACCAGGGACCAGAGTATGTCGAAGGGACGCCGCAGGCGCCACCCCCAATGGGACCAGGGCGAGCGGGCTTTGCCGTAGCGCAGCTCGAGCTCGCGACGGTTGAGCCACAGCTTGCGCCAGAGATGCCTTCCGAGGCGCCCCTGGCGGCGGGCTTCACGCAGCCGTCCGCGGGCATGATCGAGGCGTCGCCCGTCGCCGTAGCCGGGCACCAGCGCGCCGGCTATGAAGTGGCGCAGCAGGACGTCGGCGTCGCGGTCCGGGAAAGGTAGCTCGCCCCGCTGCAGGTGGCCGCAGAGCTCGCCCAGGGCCTCCGCTTCATCCCGTCGCAGCGAGTCCGTCGTCCACTCG
This genomic interval carries:
- a CDS encoding CPCC family cysteine-rich protein, with amino-acid sequence MPKSRFACPCCGFLTLVEEPPGTYALCPVCFWEDDAVQFRNPEYEGGANKVSLAQARRNYARFGASEPQFLIHVRPPLPEEASSSSRGAKPKDHPRRC
- a CDS encoding nucleoside-diphosphate sugar epimerase/dehydratase translates to MQGSEESQPATENSRRTLASFFLKRRTQFVLDLAALVLAFALAYLLRFEFRLAGQESRALSQLPLAVLLQLTACLLAGIHTFVWRYVGLREVEAFARAAVFSAVPMVALRYGLPDALEVWKIPLSIIVMDTIFAFGGLLTLRVLRRLVYERFERGQASSSQRKAVLLIGAGKAGVLAMREIQNRGDMDIEAVGFVDDDPLKQGMVIQGAKVLGTTRELSRLVRENSIDHVILTIAEADPQRLQRIVESCRREGIKVRTIPGLYEVLQGKVSISRFRDVELEDLLGRDPVRLDEEQLGRFLSDATVMVTGAGGSIGSELARQIARFRPRRLLLVERAEPALFHIEQELLALWPQLEVVPLVADVGDAERIAQVLDQLAPRVVFHAAAHKHVPMMESNEGEAVKNNVLATHRLAQECGKHGVEAMVLISSDKAVRPSSIMGATKRAAELVVQDHDARYPDTRFLAVRFGNVLGSAGSVIEIFKRQIAAGGPLTVTDPQMERFFMTIPEASQLVLQAAAMGRGGEIFILDMGEPIKIVDLAEKMIRLSGFEPGRDIEVVFSGLRPGEKLYEELELDGEGIAKTRHPKIFIGQLKPYPREQIATALQELGRLAGRGDGAAIRRHLRDLLPEARIRLTGDHSDRVAS
- a CDS encoding NAD-dependent epimerase/dehydratase family protein: MAIPDFSSHPVVVTGGAGFIGSHLVDALVDGGAQVRVLDDLSSGKRANLEHHGAGVELITGDIRDLDTCRRALRGARYVFHQAARGSVPRSLAEPNLTLDINVGGTATVFTAARDEGVERIVYASSSSVYGDSAALPKREGEEGAPLSPYAASKKMNEDLALVFGRCFDLTIVGLRYFNVYGPRQDPKGAYAAVIPRFFSACLAGEAPVIYGDGEQSRDFTFVADAVRANLLAAGAPKAAGGRAFNVAAGRRTTVNELAQRVRSAAGRGLEAQHEPPRPGDVAHSLASLEAAGEVLGYRAGLDLEQGLERSREHYAALTAAG